The proteins below are encoded in one region of Clostridium fermenticellae:
- a CDS encoding [Fe-Fe] hydrogenase large subunit C-terminal domain-containing protein, producing MKKNYRSLFRSLLKAYSQDNFENYVNQLLSKDDIDKKCLSNVISSLCGIEIDFTKDFMDDLKKAISNYSPDQKIVNKVKFCKAECEDSNHKTLCQKSCPFDAIFINKSTHNAYIDESKCTDCGFCIEACPSGGILDKVEFIPLIDILKSNTPVIAAVAPAISGQFGSANINQLRSAFKKIGFSDMIEVAFFADMLTLKEAAEFDSHVKNEKDLMITSCCCPMWVGMLKRVYSDLVKYVSPSISPMIAAGRVLKKLNSNCKVVFVGPCIAKKAEAKDKDIKGAIDFVLTFSELKDIFDTFNINPETLEEDISSEYASKGGRLYARTGGVSIAISEAIEKLFPQKYKLLKIEHADGIKGCKEMLSKAQNGDINANFIEGMGCIGGCVGGPKALVSKELGKEKVDEFANNSSIKVAIDSTCMAEILGKIGVESIDDFKNRSKATKLFEREF from the coding sequence ATGAAGAAAAATTACAGATCTCTATTTAGATCATTATTGAAAGCTTATTCACAAGATAATTTTGAAAACTATGTAAATCAGCTTTTATCTAAAGATGATATTGATAAAAAGTGTTTAAGTAATGTCATATCATCACTATGCGGTATAGAAATTGATTTCACTAAAGATTTTATGGATGATTTAAAGAAAGCAATATCAAATTATAGCCCTGACCAAAAAATAGTTAATAAAGTTAAATTCTGCAAAGCCGAATGTGAAGATTCTAATCATAAAACACTATGCCAAAAATCCTGCCCATTTGATGCAATCTTTATTAATAAAAGTACTCATAATGCCTACATAGATGAATCAAAGTGCACAGACTGTGGTTTCTGTATTGAAGCTTGTCCTAGTGGCGGAATACTCGACAAGGTTGAATTCATACCACTTATTGATATTTTAAAAAGTAACACCCCTGTGATTGCTGCAGTAGCTCCCGCAATTTCTGGTCAATTTGGCAGTGCAAATATAAACCAACTAAGAAGTGCTTTCAAAAAAATAGGATTTTCTGACATGATAGAAGTTGCTTTTTTTGCCGATATGCTGACTTTAAAAGAAGCTGCCGAATTTGATTCTCATGTGAAAAATGAAAAAGACTTAATGATAACTTCATGCTGCTGTCCTATGTGGGTTGGCATGTTAAAAAGGGTTTACAGTGATTTAGTTAAATATGTGTCACCATCAATTTCACCAATGATAGCTGCTGGAAGAGTCCTTAAAAAATTGAACTCTAACTGTAAAGTTGTTTTTGTAGGCCCATGTATCGCAAAGAAAGCAGAAGCAAAAGACAAAGATATTAAAGGAGCAATAGATTTTGTACTTACCTTTTCAGAATTAAAAGATATATTTGATACCTTTAATATAAACCCAGAAACTTTAGAAGAGGACATATCCTCAGAATATGCATCTAAAGGTGGAAGATTATACGCACGTACAGGAGGAGTATCAATCGCTATAAGTGAAGCTATAGAAAAATTATTTCCTCAAAAATACAAATTACTTAAAATAGAACATGCTGATGGAATTAAAGGCTGTAAAGAAATGCTTTCAAAGGCTCAAAACGGAGATATAAATGCTAATTTTATTGAAGGTATGGGATGTATCGGCGGTTGTGTAGGAGGTCCTAAAGCATTAGTTTCAAAAGAACTTGGAAAAGAAAAGGTAGATGAATTCGCAAACAATTCATCTATAAAGGTAGCTATTGACAGCACATGTATGGCAGAAATATTAGGCAAAATAGGAGTAGAATCAATAGATGACTTCAAAAACCGCAGCAAAGCAACAAAATTATTTGAAAGAGAATTTTAA
- a CDS encoding HAD family hydrolase, whose protein sequence is MFKNIKAAIFDMDGTLIDSMWVWDKIDKNFLKKRNLPVPQDLKENLDKLDPDKTSKYFKDTFNLKETLKEIEQEWFDTACYEYSNNVSLKPGVKEFLSLLKMNGIRIALATSNYSILVETALKKNNIYNFFNAIVTSDDVARNKNFPDIYLFAAKKLKVPPKNCIVFEDILSAIKSAKSCGMIAVGVHDNYSEYEKTSIIHNADKYIYSYNELTNFFK, encoded by the coding sequence ATGTTTAAAAATATAAAGGCTGCTATCTTTGATATGGATGGAACTTTAATAGACTCAATGTGGGTATGGGACAAAATCGATAAAAACTTTTTAAAGAAAAGAAATTTACCTGTACCACAAGATTTAAAAGAAAACCTGGACAAGTTAGATCCTGATAAAACCTCAAAATATTTTAAAGATACCTTTAATCTAAAAGAAACACTAAAAGAAATTGAACAAGAATGGTTTGATACTGCCTGTTATGAATATTCTAACAATGTATCATTAAAACCAGGCGTAAAGGAGTTTTTATCTTTATTGAAAATGAATGGTATAAGAATTGCTTTAGCTACAAGTAATTATTCTATATTAGTTGAAACTGCGCTTAAAAAAAATAATATATATAATTTTTTTAATGCAATAGTAACATCAGATGATGTTGCCCGCAATAAAAACTTCCCTGATATATATCTTTTTGCTGCAAAAAAATTAAAAGTGCCACCAAAAAACTGTATAGTATTTGAAGATATTCTATCTGCAATAAAAAGTGCAAAATCCTGTGGTATGATAGCTGTCGGTGTTCATGATAATTACTCCGAATATGAAAAAACATCTATAATACACAATGCAGATAAATATATATATTCATACAATGAGTTAACAAATTTTTTTAAATAA